The Iamia majanohamensis genome window below encodes:
- a CDS encoding adenylate/guanylate cyclase domain-containing protein: MRVDRAFAFVDLCGFTAFAEHNGDERAVLVLAELRSLLREVAARRGVRVVKWLGDGAMLSSTMPDAVAAMVVEADERLAQALPSLALRAGMDNGPVIMFEGDDYIGRPVNVAARLCDAARAHEVLATELVATTLPSWIGCEEVPRLHVRGIEGPLALGRLRVADAGPEPRRDPVCGLTLPAELMVASDHGEHFCSVACATSTRRLPVPN, translated from the coding sequence ATGCGCGTGGACCGGGCCTTCGCCTTCGTCGACCTCTGCGGGTTCACCGCCTTCGCCGAGCACAACGGCGACGAGCGGGCCGTGCTGGTGCTGGCCGAGCTGCGCAGCCTGCTCCGCGAGGTGGCGGCCCGCCGCGGCGTGCGGGTCGTCAAGTGGCTGGGCGACGGGGCCATGCTCAGCTCCACCATGCCCGACGCGGTGGCGGCCATGGTCGTGGAGGCCGACGAGCGCCTGGCGCAGGCCCTGCCGTCGCTCGCCCTGCGGGCGGGCATGGACAACGGCCCGGTCATCATGTTCGAGGGCGACGACTACATCGGCCGGCCCGTGAACGTGGCCGCCCGGCTGTGCGACGCGGCCCGGGCCCACGAGGTCCTGGCCACCGAGCTGGTGGCCACCACCCTCCCCTCGTGGATCGGCTGCGAGGAGGTGCCCCGCCTGCACGTGCGCGGCATCGAGGGACCCCTCGCCCTCGGTCGCCTGCGCGTGGCCGACGCCGGCCCCGAGCCCCGCCGCGACCCGGTGTGCGGGCTCACGCTGCCCGCCGAGCTCATGGTCGCGTCGGACCACGGCGAGCACTTCTGCTCGGTGGCCTGCGCCACCTCGACCCGCCGCCTGCCCGTCCCCAACTGA
- a CDS encoding carotenoid oxygenase family protein produces MIEPVDIPSVAQLNGIFAPTTDEVDGPMEVVAGAVPADLAGAYLRNGPNPRFPPIGSYSYPLDGDGMIHGVWFEGGRARYRNRFVRTPAIEAEEAAGRALWPGVMDLGMPDPDDVPPELVGTERDLVDIHVVRHAGRYLALSEGQKPFAVDAGLATLGPCDFDGGLPDGMCAHPKVDPVTGEMVVFRYDVMQAPWLTWAVVGADGTVTSPPTALDVAGPYMIHDCAITASHLVLFVCPLHFDLEAAFAGGNPLGWRPEEGSRIAVVDRGTGAVTWFEAEAFWVWHIANAFVADTGDGGTEVVVDMPRWLHPGMGLDPRPAQGGAVRVHLDLASQTCRIDEVGDELAEFPRIDDRLLGQAHRWVYMAGKDPDDPPTVPGEWNRVVRLDTATGATDDRRGGRTRFGEPVFVPRDGSRAEDDGYLLAWGFHEDTLATHLFVLDPADVGGEPVAVLAPPQRVPYGLHGSWIPADDDL; encoded by the coding sequence GTGATCGAACCGGTCGACATCCCGAGCGTCGCCCAGCTCAACGGCATCTTCGCCCCCACCACCGACGAGGTCGACGGGCCCATGGAGGTGGTGGCGGGTGCGGTGCCCGCCGACCTGGCCGGCGCCTACCTGCGCAACGGGCCCAACCCGCGGTTCCCCCCGATCGGGTCCTACAGCTACCCGCTCGACGGCGACGGGATGATCCACGGGGTCTGGTTCGAGGGGGGCCGGGCCCGCTACCGCAACCGCTTCGTCCGCACCCCGGCCATCGAGGCCGAGGAGGCGGCCGGGCGGGCCCTCTGGCCCGGGGTGATGGACCTCGGGATGCCCGACCCCGACGACGTGCCCCCGGAGCTGGTGGGCACCGAGCGCGACCTCGTCGACATCCACGTCGTGCGCCACGCCGGTCGCTACCTGGCCCTGTCCGAGGGCCAGAAGCCCTTCGCTGTCGACGCCGGCTTGGCCACCCTCGGCCCCTGCGACTTCGACGGCGGGCTCCCCGACGGCATGTGCGCCCACCCCAAGGTCGACCCCGTGACCGGCGAGATGGTGGTGTTCCGCTACGACGTCATGCAGGCGCCCTGGCTGACCTGGGCGGTGGTCGGGGCCGACGGCACCGTGACCTCGCCGCCGACGGCCCTCGACGTCGCCGGGCCCTACATGATCCACGACTGCGCCATCACCGCCTCCCACCTGGTGCTGTTCGTGTGCCCCCTGCACTTCGACCTCGAGGCCGCCTTCGCCGGCGGCAACCCCCTGGGCTGGCGCCCGGAGGAGGGGAGCCGCATCGCGGTGGTCGACCGGGGCACCGGGGCGGTCACCTGGTTCGAGGCCGAGGCCTTCTGGGTGTGGCACATCGCCAACGCCTTCGTGGCCGACACCGGTGACGGGGGCACCGAGGTGGTGGTCGACATGCCCCGGTGGCTCCACCCCGGCATGGGCCTCGACCCCCGCCCGGCGCAGGGCGGCGCGGTGCGGGTGCACCTCGACCTCGCCTCGCAGACCTGCCGCATCGACGAGGTGGGCGACGAGCTGGCCGAGTTCCCCCGCATCGACGACCGGCTCCTGGGCCAGGCGCACCGGTGGGTGTACATGGCGGGCAAGGACCCCGACGACCCGCCCACGGTGCCGGGGGAGTGGAACCGCGTCGTCCGCCTCGACACCGCCACCGGCGCCACCGACGACCGCCGCGGCGGGCGCACCCGGTTCGGCGAGCCCGTCTTCGTGCCCCGCGACGGCAGCCGGGCGGAGGACGACGGCTACCTGCTGGCCTGGGGCTTCCACGAGGACACCCTCGCCACCCACCTGTTCGTGCTCGACCCGGCCGACGTCGGTGGCGAGCCGGTGGCCGTGCTGGCCCCGCCCCAGCGCGTCCCCTATGGCCTCCACGGCAGCTGGATCCCCGCCGACGACGACCTCTGA
- a CDS encoding HNH endonuclease → MASGEVAAPGRQERRRRILRRDGDACVWCGRQVDAGLVAATTEHLVPRVKGGPSWIENEVVACARCNRSRGHTTPAEWLEECRRRGWEPDGAAVLRGLERLEQAIGARGGQRRARPYLRSQLRRMRRLVDA, encoded by the coding sequence ATGGCCAGCGGTGAGGTGGCGGCCCCGGGCCGCCAGGAGCGACGGCGTCGGATCCTCCGGCGCGACGGCGACGCCTGCGTCTGGTGCGGCCGCCAGGTCGACGCCGGCCTGGTCGCGGCGACCACCGAGCACCTGGTGCCCCGGGTGAAGGGCGGGCCGTCGTGGATCGAGAACGAGGTGGTGGCCTGCGCCCGGTGCAACCGGTCGCGGGGCCACACCACCCCGGCCGAGTGGCTGGAGGAGTGCCGGCGCCGGGGCTGGGAGCCCGACGGCGCCGCCGTGCTCCGGGGCCTCGAGCGCCTGGAGCAGGCCATCGGCGCGCGCGGCGGCCAGCGCCGGGCCCGGCCGTACCTGCGCAGCCAGCTCCGGCGCATGCGGCGCCTGGTCGACGCCTGA
- the panB gene encoding 3-methyl-2-oxobutanoate hydroxymethyltransferase produces MGPTVPDARRRPLTAPAIRGRKVRDGADPLVMVTAYDAPGARQADAAGVDMILVGDSLAMVVLGYDDTLQVTVDDMAHHTAAVARARPSALVVGDLPWMSYHVDRAETVRNAAALVRAGAGAVKLEGGRKRLPMVEAIVDAEIPVMGHLGLTPQSVRAMGGFKVQGRTSEAAVALVSAAKALAHAGAFAIVLEGIPDQVARMVTEAVDVPTIGIGAGPGCDGQVLVYHDVLGIEDRMAPKFVRRYGSVGADSTAALGRFAADVRSGAFPGPEESYHLSAEVAETLGLYGSEG; encoded by the coding sequence ATGGGCCCGACCGTTCCCGACGCTCGTCGTCGACCCCTGACCGCCCCCGCCATCCGCGGCCGCAAGGTCCGCGACGGGGCCGACCCGCTCGTGATGGTCACCGCCTACGACGCGCCCGGCGCCCGCCAGGCCGACGCCGCCGGGGTCGACATGATCCTGGTGGGCGACTCCCTCGCCATGGTGGTGCTCGGCTACGACGACACCCTGCAGGTGACGGTGGACGACATGGCCCACCACACCGCGGCGGTGGCCCGGGCCCGGCCCTCGGCGCTCGTCGTCGGCGACCTGCCCTGGATGAGCTACCACGTCGACCGGGCCGAGACCGTCCGCAACGCCGCCGCCCTCGTCCGCGCCGGTGCCGGGGCGGTCAAGCTGGAGGGCGGCCGCAAGCGCCTCCCCATGGTCGAGGCCATCGTCGACGCCGAGATCCCGGTGATGGGCCACCTCGGCCTCACCCCGCAGTCGGTGCGGGCCATGGGCGGCTTCAAGGTCCAGGGCCGCACCAGCGAGGCCGCCGTGGCCCTCGTCTCCGCAGCCAAGGCCCTGGCCCACGCGGGCGCCTTCGCCATCGTGCTCGAGGGCATCCCCGACCAGGTGGCCCGCATGGTCACCGAGGCGGTCGACGTGCCCACCATCGGCATCGGCGCCGGCCCCGGCTGCGACGGCCAGGTGCTCGTGTACCACGACGTCCTCGGCATCGAGGACCGCATGGCCCCCAAGTTCGTGCGCCGCTACGGCTCGGTGGGGGCTGACTCCACCGCCGCCCTCGGGCGCTTCGCGGCCGACGTGCGCAGCGGTGCCTTCCCCGGCCCGGAGGAGTCGTACCACCTCTCCGCCGAGGTGGCCGAGACCCTCGGCCTCTACGGCTCCGAGGGCTGA
- the ssb gene encoding single-stranded DNA-binding protein — MANDNNVTLTGNLTRDPELRFTPSGQAMATFGLAVNRRWQNRQTNEWEEQTSFFDVKCWAQMAENVSESLGRGNRVVVSGRLEQRSWETDQGDKRSKVEVVADEIAPSLRWATVQITRNERSGGGDGGGYGGGGGGGGYGRGRDDGGRGGAPAAAGTGGAGGNDMDEEPF, encoded by the coding sequence ATGGCAAACGACAACAACGTGACCCTCACGGGCAACCTGACCCGTGACCCCGAGCTCCGCTTCACCCCGAGCGGCCAGGCGATGGCCACCTTCGGCCTCGCCGTCAACCGCCGCTGGCAGAACCGCCAGACCAACGAGTGGGAGGAGCAGACCAGCTTCTTCGACGTGAAGTGCTGGGCCCAGATGGCCGAGAACGTCTCCGAGTCGCTCGGCCGGGGCAACCGCGTCGTGGTCTCGGGCCGCCTCGAGCAGCGCTCGTGGGAGACCGACCAGGGCGACAAGCGCTCCAAGGTCGAGGTCGTGGCCGACGAGATCGCCCCCAGCCTGCGCTGGGCGACGGTCCAGATCACCCGCAACGAGCGCAGCGGCGGGGGCGACGGCGGCGGCTACGGCGGCGGGGGAGGTGGCGGCGGCTACGGCCGTGGCCGCGACGACGGAGGCCGGGGCGGAGCGCCCGCCGCGGCCGGCACCGGCGGCGCCGGTGGCAACGACATGGATGAGGAGCCGTTCTGA
- a CDS encoding replicative DNA helicase, translated as MSDAPVFDDEPPPEYDTRPPSGPPSRSGGRVPPHNLDAERALLGALLLSRDAIAAAAEVIPGADVFYRPAHAHIYEAVSVLTAKGEVADPITVADELRRRDLLDAAGGTAALVDLQADAPGTANAAHYARIVRDHSLLRRLIGAAGSISESAYGVPEDVRKAVDQAESLVFDIARHEGEGSTARLTDLLGDTLTRIEELHDRGSEITGTPTGYHDLDQMTAGLQPGALVVVGARPAMGKTALALGMASNAALRGDHAILLFSLEMSKVELVQRILCADARVDSTKIRNGRLSDPDWNAIAASMGRLGDAKIWIDDNPNVSIMEIRSKARRLRSEIGSLGMVVVDYIQLMTGRNTAESRQVEVAEISRGLKLLARELECPVVALAQLNRSLEQRADKRPMLSDLRESGCLTADTRLLRADTNTEVTLGELVRSGARDVPVWSLDDRFRLVRSTLTHAFPSGTKPVVRMRLASGRVVAATTNHRFRTVDGWVPLGDLAVGSRIAVPRTLDAPDDVAPVDDDELVLLAHLIGDGCVLPRQPVHYTSEDAANLAAVEEAAARRFGITARRVAQGRHFHSYLPAPTHLTHGVRNPVAAWWDALGLWDCRSHQKFVPAPVHRAPTAQVATFLRHLWATDGTIVVNRTGKGPRVRLVYTTTSRRLADDVQRLLLRVGVQSRISVVPQGQHRPSHHVRIEGAAAQRRFLADVGIHGARGAKVPAAQAALEGVVSNTNVDTVPFDVRSQIVAALERIGMTHRQLAAALGEQYCGSYLLGSPSRPRGMRRARLASIAEITDDKDLADLATSDVLWDAVVELEPLGDQPVYDATVLGTHCFVADGVVAHNSLEQDADVVMFLYREEVYEPTPENAGLAEVIVAKQRNGPTGVAHLSFLGHLTRFESMARD; from the coding sequence ATGAGCGACGCACCGGTGTTCGACGACGAACCCCCGCCCGAGTACGACACCCGCCCGCCGTCGGGGCCGCCGTCCCGCAGCGGGGGCCGGGTGCCGCCCCACAACCTCGACGCCGAGCGGGCCCTGCTCGGGGCCCTCCTGCTGTCCCGGGACGCCATCGCCGCCGCGGCCGAGGTCATCCCGGGCGCCGATGTCTTCTACCGGCCGGCCCACGCCCACATCTACGAGGCGGTCAGCGTCCTCACCGCCAAGGGCGAGGTGGCCGACCCCATCACCGTGGCCGACGAGCTGCGCCGGCGCGACCTGCTCGACGCCGCCGGCGGCACCGCCGCCCTCGTCGACCTCCAGGCCGACGCCCCCGGCACCGCCAACGCCGCCCACTACGCCCGCATCGTCCGCGACCACTCCCTGCTCCGGCGCCTGATCGGCGCGGCGGGGTCGATCTCGGAGTCCGCCTACGGCGTGCCCGAGGACGTCCGCAAGGCGGTCGACCAGGCCGAGTCGCTGGTGTTCGACATCGCCCGCCACGAGGGCGAGGGCAGCACCGCCCGCCTCACCGACCTGCTGGGCGACACCCTCACCCGCATCGAGGAGCTCCACGACCGGGGCTCGGAGATCACCGGCACCCCCACCGGCTACCACGACCTCGACCAGATGACCGCCGGCCTCCAGCCCGGCGCCCTGGTGGTCGTCGGGGCCCGCCCGGCCATGGGCAAGACCGCCCTGGCCCTGGGCATGGCGTCCAACGCCGCCCTCCGCGGCGACCACGCCATCCTCCTGTTCTCCCTGGAGATGAGCAAGGTCGAGCTGGTGCAGCGCATCCTGTGCGCCGACGCCCGGGTCGACTCCACCAAGATCCGCAACGGGCGCCTGTCGGACCCGGACTGGAACGCCATCGCCGCGTCGATGGGCCGCCTCGGCGACGCCAAGATCTGGATCGACGACAACCCCAACGTCTCCATCATGGAGATCCGGTCCAAGGCCCGCCGCCTCCGCAGCGAGATCGGCAGCCTGGGCATGGTGGTCGTCGACTACATCCAGCTGATGACGGGACGGAACACCGCCGAGAGCCGCCAGGTCGAGGTGGCCGAGATCTCCCGTGGGCTCAAGCTCCTCGCCCGTGAGCTCGAGTGCCCGGTCGTGGCCCTGGCCCAGCTCAACCGGAGCCTGGAGCAGCGGGCCGACAAGCGCCCCATGCTCTCGGACCTGAGGGAGTCGGGGTGCCTCACGGCGGACACCCGCCTCCTGCGGGCCGACACCAACACCGAGGTCACCCTGGGCGAGCTGGTCCGGTCCGGGGCGCGCGACGTCCCGGTGTGGAGCCTGGACGACCGCTTCCGGCTCGTGCGGTCGACGCTCACCCATGCCTTCCCGAGCGGCACCAAGCCCGTGGTCCGCATGCGCCTGGCCTCGGGCCGGGTGGTCGCGGCCACCACCAACCACCGGTTCCGCACCGTGGACGGGTGGGTGCCGCTCGGTGACCTGGCGGTGGGCTCCCGCATCGCCGTCCCCCGCACCCTCGACGCCCCCGACGACGTCGCGCCCGTCGACGACGACGAGCTGGTGCTGCTGGCCCACCTGATCGGCGACGGGTGCGTGCTCCCGCGCCAGCCCGTCCACTACACGAGCGAGGACGCGGCCAACCTGGCCGCCGTCGAGGAGGCGGCCGCCCGCCGGTTCGGCATCACCGCCCGGCGCGTGGCCCAGGGCCGCCACTTCCACAGCTACCTCCCCGCCCCGACCCACCTGACCCACGGCGTGCGCAACCCCGTCGCGGCCTGGTGGGACGCACTCGGGCTGTGGGACTGCCGCAGCCACCAGAAGTTCGTCCCCGCACCGGTGCACCGGGCGCCGACCGCCCAGGTGGCGACCTTCCTGCGGCACCTCTGGGCCACCGACGGCACCATCGTGGTCAACCGCACGGGCAAGGGGCCGCGGGTCCGCCTGGTGTACACGACCACCTCGCGCCGCCTCGCCGACGACGTGCAGCGCCTCCTGCTCCGCGTGGGGGTGCAGTCGCGCATCAGCGTCGTGCCCCAGGGACAGCACCGGCCCTCGCACCACGTCCGCATCGAGGGTGCCGCCGCCCAGCGCCGCTTCCTCGCCGACGTGGGCATCCACGGCGCCCGCGGCGCCAAGGTGCCGGCGGCGCAGGCGGCGTTGGAGGGCGTGGTGAGCAACACGAACGTCGACACGGTCCCCTTCGACGTCCGTTCGCAGATCGTGGCCGCGCTGGAGCGCATCGGCATGACCCACCGCCAGCTGGCGGCAGCCCTCGGCGAGCAGTACTGCGGGTCGTACCTCCTCGGGTCGCCCTCCCGCCCCCGTGGCATGCGGCGAGCCCGCCTGGCCTCCATCGCCGAGATCACCGACGACAAGGACCTCGCCGACCTGGCGACGTCCGACGTCCTCTGGGATGCCGTGGTCGAGCTCGAACCCCTCGGCGACCAGCCGGTCTACGACGCGACGGTCCTGGGCACGCACTGCTTCGTGGCCGACGGCGTCGTGGCCCACAACTCCCTCGAGCAGGATGCGGACGTGGTGATGTTCCTCTACCGGGAGGAGGTCTACGAGCCCACGCCGGAGAACGCAGGCCTGGCCGAGGTCATCGTGGCCAAGCAGCGCAACGGGCCCACCGGCGTGGCCCACCTCTCGTTCCTCGGCCACCTCACCCGCTTCGAGTCCATGGCCCGCGACTGA
- the rplI gene encoding 50S ribosomal protein L9 encodes MRVVLHADVEGVGTKGEVVEVADGHARNLLLPTGQAVKATPGSEDQAAGMRRRRANADAVDRAAAEEVAKTLVPATITVTAKTGPEGRLFGSVGPADVVEAIEAQTGVVIDRRKLALDEPIKETGEFQAMARLHPSVEFPVRFEVVGA; translated from the coding sequence ATGCGCGTCGTGCTCCACGCCGACGTCGAGGGCGTCGGCACCAAGGGCGAGGTGGTGGAGGTGGCCGACGGCCACGCCCGCAACCTGCTCCTCCCCACCGGCCAGGCCGTCAAGGCCACCCCCGGCTCCGAGGACCAGGCCGCCGGCATGCGCCGGCGGCGGGCCAACGCCGACGCCGTCGACCGCGCCGCCGCCGAGGAGGTGGCCAAGACCCTCGTCCCGGCCACCATCACCGTCACGGCCAAGACCGGCCCCGAGGGCCGGCTCTTCGGCTCGGTCGGCCCGGCCGACGTGGTCGAGGCCATCGAGGCCCAGACCGGCGTGGTCATCGACCGCCGCAAGCTGGCCCTCGACGAGCCCATCAAGGAGACCGGCGAGTTCCAGGCCATGGCCCGGCTCCACCCGAGCGTGGAGTTCCCCGTCCGCTTCGAGGTCGTGGGGGCCTAG
- the rpsF gene encoding 30S ribosomal protein S6: MRAYELMVIFDGDLDESTVQGGINRIHAQVEEAGGLTASTDKWGQRRFAYEIDHKSVGFYVVLEVLAEPGALDRLENALRLADEVVRHKLIRLPDKEAARRGLIGGAAPAEAGA; this comes from the coding sequence ATGCGAGCGTACGAGCTGATGGTCATCTTCGACGGTGACCTCGACGAGTCCACGGTCCAGGGTGGGATCAACCGCATCCACGCCCAGGTCGAGGAGGCCGGCGGCCTCACGGCGTCCACCGACAAGTGGGGCCAGCGCCGGTTCGCCTACGAGATCGACCACAAGAGCGTCGGCTTCTACGTGGTGCTGGAGGTCCTGGCCGAGCCCGGTGCGCTCGACCGCCTCGAGAACGCGCTGCGGCTCGCGGACGAGGTCGTCCGCCACAAGCTGATCCGCCTCCCCGACAAGGAGGCCGCCCGTCGCGGCCTCATCGGTGGGGCCGCCCCGGCCGAGGCCGGGGCCTGA
- a CDS encoding L,D-transpeptidase, whose product MPEVERSGAEGAASAPAGAPRRSRRVAVLATLVLVVLAVGALLAARRGPVETEARIPPAPEAGTGTVEGPDTSLIGSWPTTTTTSTTTTTTTTAPATPVVEDGLMLASPLPRPWATSWIVADAKGASVPLHRAPGVPVPSGRAMASPTAEGLDLVFLVRGRRPGWLLAQLMSRPNSAMAWIRESDVTLRRVPNHIVIERGARRLTVYHGEEVLARFPVATGKASSPTPIGTFFVDARVRLAGHRAYGDGQVSFTGFSEVYESFGGGQGQVAMHGTQNPALIGTPASHGCVRLTNEAIRTVLDLAEAGTPVEVVP is encoded by the coding sequence GTGCCGGAAGTCGAGCGCAGCGGAGCCGAGGGGGCCGCGTCGGCCCCGGCGGGCGCGCCCCGCCGCAGTCGTCGGGTGGCCGTGCTGGCGACGCTCGTGCTCGTCGTGCTGGCCGTCGGCGCCCTCCTGGCCGCCCGGCGCGGACCGGTGGAGACCGAGGCCCGCATCCCTCCCGCACCCGAGGCCGGCACGGGGACCGTCGAGGGCCCCGACACCAGCCTCATCGGCTCCTGGCCGACCACCACGACGACGAGCACCACCACCACGACCACGACGACCGCCCCCGCCACCCCGGTGGTGGAGGACGGGCTCATGCTGGCCTCGCCCCTGCCCCGCCCGTGGGCCACCAGCTGGATCGTGGCCGACGCCAAGGGTGCCTCGGTCCCGCTGCACCGGGCCCCCGGGGTGCCGGTGCCGAGCGGTCGGGCCATGGCCAGCCCCACCGCCGAGGGCCTCGACCTGGTGTTCCTGGTGCGGGGCCGGCGGCCCGGCTGGCTGCTGGCCCAGCTCATGTCCCGGCCCAACTCGGCCATGGCCTGGATCCGGGAGTCCGACGTCACCCTCCGCCGGGTGCCGAACCACATCGTCATCGAGCGGGGGGCCCGGCGCCTCACCGTGTACCACGGCGAGGAGGTGCTGGCCCGGTTCCCGGTGGCCACCGGCAAGGCCTCGTCGCCGACGCCGATCGGCACCTTCTTCGTCGACGCGCGCGTCCGCTTGGCGGGCCACCGGGCCTACGGCGACGGCCAGGTCAGCTTCACCGGGTTCTCCGAGGTGTACGAGAGCTTCGGCGGGGGCCAGGGCCAGGTGGCCATGCACGGCACCCAGAACCCGGCCCTCATCGGCACCCCGGCCAGCCACGGCTGCGTGCGGCTGACCAACGAGGCCATCCGGACGGTGCTCGACCTGGCCGAGGCCGGCACCCCGGTGGAGGTCGTCCCCTAG
- a CDS encoding DUF192 domain-containing protein, with translation MRALAALLACIVALGAACGSESVDDAAATTTTTTSAPRATSAAPDTGSLPPVDGPFAPGRTQLPGFGEVQVRIVDGPDGEPIVLCVLLAETPEQRARGLMEVTDADLGGYDGMLFTFDSDRDGGFYMKDTVLPLSIAYLDEDGTTVDTRDMEPCPPETETCPTYPPSGPYRAALEVPQGGLAPLGLEAGAPARLEQAGACAPAETT, from the coding sequence GTGCGCGCCCTCGCCGCCCTGCTCGCCTGCATCGTCGCCCTCGGCGCGGCGTGCGGCTCCGAGTCCGTCGACGATGCCGCGGCGACCACGACCACCACGACCTCGGCCCCCCGGGCCACGTCGGCCGCGCCCGACACCGGGTCGCTCCCCCCGGTCGACGGCCCCTTCGCCCCCGGCCGGACCCAGCTGCCCGGCTTCGGCGAGGTCCAGGTGCGCATCGTCGACGGCCCCGACGGCGAGCCGATCGTGCTCTGCGTCCTGCTGGCCGAGACCCCCGAGCAGCGGGCCCGGGGCCTCATGGAGGTCACCGACGCCGACCTCGGCGGCTACGACGGGATGCTGTTCACCTTCGACTCGGACCGCGACGGCGGCTTCTACATGAAGGACACGGTGCTGCCGCTGTCGATCGCCTACCTGGACGAGGACGGCACCACGGTCGACACACGGGACATGGAGCCGTGCCCGCCGGAGACCGAGACCTGCCCCACCTACCCGCCCTCGGGGCCGTACCGCGCCGCCCTGGAGGTGCCCCAGGGGGGCCTGGCCCCCCTCGGCCTGGAGGCCGGCGCGCCGGCCCGGCTGGAGCAGGCCGGCGCCTGCGCCCCGGCGGAGACCACCTAG
- the gluQRS gene encoding tRNA glutamyl-Q(34) synthetase GluQRS: MRDVPVGRFAPSPTGPLHVGNLRTALVAWLAARSDGSTLLLRSEDLDPASRPEHEEGQLADLRALGLDWDGPVVRQSERRPLYEDALSDLDAAGLTYPCYCTRREVREATRAPHGDLPEGAYPGTCRDLTAAERAAREAEGRPPALRLRADGARASAADARVGVVEGVVDDVVLRRNDGLPAYNLAVVVDDAAQGVEEVVRGDDLLPWTPRQAHLARLLDLPVPAYLHVPLVLGPDGDRLAKRHGAVTLADLDGAGTTAGEVRDLLLASLGLPAPGGDDPLGPARDAFVRDRLPAAPWTPPGGLLTPGDRS, from the coding sequence CTGCGCGACGTGCCCGTCGGTCGCTTCGCCCCCAGCCCCACCGGGCCGCTGCACGTGGGCAACCTGCGCACCGCGCTGGTCGCCTGGCTGGCGGCGCGGTCCGACGGGTCGACCCTGCTGCTGCGGAGCGAGGACCTCGACCCTGCGTCGCGCCCCGAGCACGAGGAGGGCCAGCTGGCCGACCTCCGGGCCCTGGGCCTCGACTGGGACGGCCCCGTCGTGCGCCAGTCCGAGCGTCGCCCCCTCTACGAGGACGCCCTGTCCGACCTGGACGCCGCCGGCCTCACCTACCCCTGCTACTGCACCCGGCGCGAGGTCCGCGAGGCCACCCGTGCCCCCCACGGCGACCTGCCTGAGGGCGCCTACCCCGGCACCTGTCGGGACCTGACGGCCGCCGAGCGGGCCGCCCGGGAGGCCGAGGGACGGCCGCCCGCGCTCCGCCTCCGGGCCGACGGGGCCCGGGCCTCGGCGGCCGACGCCCGGGTCGGGGTGGTCGAGGGGGTGGTCGACGACGTGGTCCTGCGCCGCAACGACGGCCTGCCCGCCTACAACCTGGCGGTGGTGGTCGACGACGCCGCTCAAGGGGTCGAGGAGGTGGTGCGGGGCGACGACCTCCTGCCGTGGACGCCCCGCCAGGCCCACCTGGCCCGCCTGCTCGACCTCCCGGTGCCGGCGTACCTGCACGTGCCCCTGGTGCTGGGTCCCGACGGGGACCGGCTGGCCAAGCGCCACGGCGCGGTGACCCTGGCCGACCTCGACGGGGCCGGGACCACGGCCGGGGAGGTGCGCGACCTCCTCTTGGCGTCGCTCGGGCTCCCGGCCCCGGGCGGGGACGACCCCCTGGGCCCCGCCCGCGACGCCTTCGTCCGCGACCGCCTTCCCGCCGCGCCCTGGACCCCCCCGGGCGGGCTCCTCACCCCCGGGGACCGGTCCTGA